One part of the Arabidopsis thaliana chromosome 1 sequence genome encodes these proteins:
- the FTSH12 gene encoding FTSH protease 12 yields MEIAISYKPNPLISSSTQLLKRSKSFGLVRFPAKYGLGATRKKQLFRVYASESSSGSSSNSDGGFSWVRLAQSIRLGAERIGEKIGESVKTEIGFDSEEASGRVNEYVARVKDSVHKGHHELTRFKNETVPSFIDWNKWEHWKDIRNWDGKRVAALFIYAFALLLSCQRVYVAIQAPRVERERRELTESFMEALIPEPSPGNIEKFKRNMWRKATPKGLKLKRFIEAPDGTLVHDSSYVGENAWDDDLETTEGSLKKIIGRNARIQTEAKKKLSQDLGVSGEIGDSVGNWRERLATWKEMLEREKLSEQLNSSAAKYVVEFDMKEVEKSLREDVIGRTSETEGTRALWISKRWWRYRPKLPYTYFLQKLDSSEVAAVVFTEDLKRLYVTMKEGFPLEYIVDIPLDPYLFETICNAGVEVDLLQKRQIHYFMKVFIALLPGILILWFIRESAMLLLITSKRFLYKKYNQLFDMAYAENFILPVGDVSETKSMYKEVVLGGDVWDLLDELMIYMGNPMQYYEKDVAFVRGVLLSGPPGTGKTLFARTLAKESGLPFVFASGAEFTDSEKSGAAKINEMFSIARRNAPAFVFVDEIDAIAGRHARKDPRRRATFEALIAQLDGEKEKTGIDRFSLRQAVIFICATNRPDELDLEFVRSGRIDRRLYIGLPDAKQRVQIFGVHSAGKNLAEDIDFGKLVFRTVGFSGADIRNLVNEAAIMSVRKGRSYIYQQDIVDVLDKQLLEGMGVLLTEEEQQKCEQSVSYEKKRLLAVHEAGHIVLAHLFPRFDWHAFSQLLPGGKETAVSVFYPREDMVDQGYTTFGYMKMQMVVAHGGRCAERVVFGDNVTDGGKDDLEKITKIAREMVISPQSARLGLTQLVKKIGMVDLPDNPDGELIKYRWDHPHVMPAEMSVEVSELFTRELTRYIEETEELAMNALRANRHILDLITRELLEKSRITGLEVEEKMKDLSPLMFEDFVKPFQINPDDVVYILSSC; encoded by the exons ATGGAGATTGCAATTTCGTATAAACCGAATCCGCTTATCTCTTCATCGACTCAGTTGttgaaaagatcaaaaagTTTTGGTCTTGTTCGGTTTCCCGCCAAGTATGGACTGGGAGCTACCCGGAAAAAACAGCTCTTTCGAGTCTATGCGTCTGAAAGTAGTAGTGGGTCTTCATCTAATAGCGATGGAGGCTTTTCGTGGGTGAGATTGGCTCAGTCTATTCGCCTTGGTGCCGAGCGGATTGGGGAGAAGATTGGAGAATCTGTGAAGACAGAAATTGGGTTTGACTCGGAAGAAGCAAGTGGGAGAGTGAATGAGTATGTGGCTCGAGTTAAGGATAGTGTGCACAAGGGCCATCACGAGCTGACTCGCTTTAAGAATGAGACAGTGCCTTCGTTTATTGATTGGAACAAGTGGGAGCATTGGAAG GACATCAGGAATTGGGACGGTAAACGAGTTGCTGCCTTGTTCATATATGCTTTTGCGCTGTTACTTTCTTGTCAAAGAGTTTATGTTGCCATCCAAGCTCCTCGGGTAGaacgagagagaagagagttaACAGAGTCTTTTATGGAGGCTTTGATCCCCGAGCCATCTCCTGGAAATATAGAAAA GTTCAAGAGAAATATGTGGAGGAAAGCAACACCTAAAGGCTTGAAATTAAAAAGGTTCATTGAAGCGCCTGATGGAACACTTGTCCACGATAGTTCTTATGTTGGAGAAAATGCGTGGGATGACGATCTAGAGACCACAGAGGGATCTCTCAAGAAAATAATTGGTAGAAATGCTAGGATTCAGACAGAGgcaaagaagaaactaagCCAAGATCTGGGTGTCTCTG GTGAAATTGGAGACAGTGTAGGTAATTGGCGGGAAAGGCTTGCAACCTGGAAGGAAATGTTAGAACGAGAAAAATTATCAGAACAGTTAAACTCCTCAGCGGCGAAGTATGTGGTTGAATTTGATATGAAAGAGGTAGAGAAAAGTCTTCGCGAAGATGTTATTGGAAGGACATCTGAAACTGAGGGAACTAGAGCTCTCTGGATATCAAAGAGATGGTGGCGATATCGCCCTAAGCTTCCCTATACCTACTTCCTTCAGAAGCTTGATTCTTCTGAG GTTGCAGCTGTTGTTTTCACGGAAGACCTAAAGAGATTGTATGTGACCATGAAAGAAGGTTTCCCTCTAGAATATatt GTTGACATTCCCTTAGATCCTTACTTGTTTGAGACTATTTGCAACGCCGGAGTTGAGGTGGATCTTCTTCAGAAGAGGCAGATCCACTACTTCATGAAAGTTTTCATTGCACTTCTGCCGGGGATActaattttatggtttataaGAGAATCTGCCATGCTTCTCCTTATCACATCCAAGCGCTTTCTCTACAAGAAGTATAATCAGCTGTTTGATATGGCTTATGcagaaaattttatattg CCGGTTGGAGATGTCAGTGAGACAAAATCAATGTATAAGGAAGTGGTACTAGGCGGTGATGTCTGGGATCTTCTTGATGAGCTAATGATCTACATGGGGAACCCAATGCAATACTATGAAAAAGATGTGGCTTTTGTCAGG GGTGTGCTTCTTTCTGGACCTCCTGGAACTGGAAAAACACTTTTTGCGCGAACACTTGCAAAGGAAAGTGGGCTACCATTTGTGTTTGCATCTGGTGCGGAGTTCACAGACAGTGAAAAAAGTGGTGCTGCAAAGATCAATGAGATGTTTTCAATCGCGAGACGAAAT GCCCCtgcttttgtgtttgtggATGAAATAGATGCTATTGCTGGTAGACATGCTAGAAAAGATCCACGGAGAAGAGCAACTTTTGAAGCTTTAATTGCGCAACTCGATGGGGA GAAAGAGAAGACAGGTATCGATAGGTTTTCTTTGAGACAAGCTGTGATATTTATCTGTGCTACCAATAGACCTGATGAACTCGACCTTGAGTTTGTCCGTTCTGGCCGTATTGACCGTCGGCTGTATATTGGGTTGCCTGATGCAAAGCAAAGGGTGCAAATATTTGGAGTTCACAGTGCTGGGAAGAACCTTGCAGAAGATATAGACTTTGGGAAG CTTGTTTTTCGAACGGTTGGCTTTTCCGGGGCAGATATCCGGAATCTTGTTAACGAAGCGGCTATAATGTCG GTAAGGAAGGGACGTTCTTACATATATCAACAAGACATTGTTGATGTGTTAGATAAACAATTGCTCGAGGGTATGGGTGTACTTCTTACAGAGGAAGAGCAACAGAAATGTGAACAAAGT GTATCTTACGAAAAGAAGAGACTTCTGGCTGTTCATGAGGCTGGTCATATAGTGTTGGCTCATTTGTTTCCTCGATTTGACTGGCATGCATTTTCGCAGCTCCTTCCTGGTGGCAAG GAAACTGCTGTATCGGTTTTCTATCCACGTGAAGACATGGTAGACCAAGGGTATACCACGTTTGGTTATATGAAAATGCAAATGGTGGTAGCTCATGGTGGACGCTGTGCTGAACGTGTGGTTTTTGGCGATAATGTCACTGATGGAGGAAAAGATGACCTGGAGAAGATAACAAAA ATTGCCAGGGAGATGGTGATTAGCCCTCAAAGTGCGAGATTAGGTCTCACTCAACTTGTAAAAAAGATTGGAATGGTGGATTTACCAGATAACCCAGACGGCGAGCTGATAAAATACCGG TGGGACCATCCTCATGTAATGCCAGCAGAGATGTCGGTAGAAGTATCCGAGCTATTCACCCGTGAGTTGACAAGG TATATCGAGGAGACTGAAGAACTTGCGATGAATGCTCTGAGAGCAAACAGGCACATTCTGGACTTAATCACCAGAGAGTTATTAGAAAAATCAAGGATTACTGGATTG GAAGTGGAAGAGAAAATGAAGGATCTTTCTCCGTTAATGTTTGAGGATTTTGTGAAGCCATTCCAGATAAACCCTGATGATGTAGtctatatattatcttcttgTTGA
- the FTSH12 gene encoding FTSH protease 12 (FTSH protease 12 (FTSH12); FUNCTIONS IN: metallopeptidase activity, ATP-dependent peptidase activity, ATPase activity; INVOLVED IN: embryo development ending in seed dormancy; LOCATED IN: mitochondrion, chloroplast, plastid; EXPRESSED IN: 23 plant structures; EXPRESSED DURING: 13 growth stages; CONTAINS InterPro DOMAIN/s: ATPase, AAA-type, core (InterPro:IPR003959), ATPase, AAA+ type, core (InterPro:IPR003593), Peptidase M41 (InterPro:IPR000642); BEST Arabidopsis thaliana protein match is: FTSH protease 1 (TAIR:AT1G50250.1); Has 30201 Blast hits to 17322 proteins in 780 species: Archae - 12; Bacteria - 1396; Metazoa - 17338; Fungi - 3422; Plants - 5037; Viruses - 0; Other Eukaryotes - 2996 (source: NCBI BLink).), translating to MEIAISYKPNPLISSSTQLLKRSKSFGLVRFPAKYGLGATRKKQLFRVYASESSSGSSSNSDGGFSWVRLAQSIRLGAERIGEKIGESVKTEIGFDSEEASGRVNEYVARVKDSVHKGHHELTRFKNETVPSFIDWNKWEHWKDIRNWDGKRVAALFIYAFALLLSCQRVYVAIQAPRVERERRELTESFMEALIPEPSPGNIEKFKRNMWRKATPKGLKLKRFIEAPDGTLVHDSSYVGENAWDDDLETTEGSLKKIIGRNARIQTEAKKKLSQDLGVSGEIGDSVGNWRERLATWKEMLEREKLSEQLNSSAAKYVVEFDMKEVEKSLREDVIGRTSETEGTRALWISKRWWRYRPKLPYTYFLQKLDSSEVAAVVFTEDLKRLYVTMKEGFPLEYIVDIPLDPYLFETICNAGVEVDLLQKRQIHYFMKVFIALLPGILILWFIRESAMLLLITSKRFLYKKYNQLFDMAYAENFILPVGDVSETKSMYKEVVLGGDVWDLLDELMIYMGNPMQYYEKDVAFVRGVLLSGPPGTGKTLFARTLAKESGLPFVFASGAEFTDSEKSGAAKINEMFSIARRNAPAFVFVDEIDAIAGRHARKDPRRRATFEALIAQLDGEKEKTGIDRFSLRQAVIFICATNRPDELDLEFVRSGRIDRRLYIGLPDAKQRVQIFGVHSAGKNLAEDIDFGKLVFRTVGFSGADIRNLVNEAAIMSVRKGRSYIYQQDIVDVLDKQLLEGMGVLLTEEEQQKCEQSVSYEKKRLLAVHEAGHIVLAHLFPRFDWHAFSQLLPGGKETAVSVFYPREDMVDQGYTTFGYMKMQMVVAHGGRCAERVVFGDNVTDGGKDDLEKITKIAREMVISPQSARLGLTQLVKKIGMVDLPDNPDGELIKYRWDHPHVMPAEMSVEVSELFTRELTRYIEETEELAMNALRANRHILDLITRELLEKSRITGLEVEEKMKDLSPLMFEDFVKPFQINPDDEELLPHKDRVSYQPVDLRAAPLHRS from the exons ATGGAGATTGCAATTTCGTATAAACCGAATCCGCTTATCTCTTCATCGACTCAGTTGttgaaaagatcaaaaagTTTTGGTCTTGTTCGGTTTCCCGCCAAGTATGGACTGGGAGCTACCCGGAAAAAACAGCTCTTTCGAGTCTATGCGTCTGAAAGTAGTAGTGGGTCTTCATCTAATAGCGATGGAGGCTTTTCGTGGGTGAGATTGGCTCAGTCTATTCGCCTTGGTGCCGAGCGGATTGGGGAGAAGATTGGAGAATCTGTGAAGACAGAAATTGGGTTTGACTCGGAAGAAGCAAGTGGGAGAGTGAATGAGTATGTGGCTCGAGTTAAGGATAGTGTGCACAAGGGCCATCACGAGCTGACTCGCTTTAAGAATGAGACAGTGCCTTCGTTTATTGATTGGAACAAGTGGGAGCATTGGAAG GACATCAGGAATTGGGACGGTAAACGAGTTGCTGCCTTGTTCATATATGCTTTTGCGCTGTTACTTTCTTGTCAAAGAGTTTATGTTGCCATCCAAGCTCCTCGGGTAGaacgagagagaagagagttaACAGAGTCTTTTATGGAGGCTTTGATCCCCGAGCCATCTCCTGGAAATATAGAAAA GTTCAAGAGAAATATGTGGAGGAAAGCAACACCTAAAGGCTTGAAATTAAAAAGGTTCATTGAAGCGCCTGATGGAACACTTGTCCACGATAGTTCTTATGTTGGAGAAAATGCGTGGGATGACGATCTAGAGACCACAGAGGGATCTCTCAAGAAAATAATTGGTAGAAATGCTAGGATTCAGACAGAGgcaaagaagaaactaagCCAAGATCTGGGTGTCTCTG GTGAAATTGGAGACAGTGTAGGTAATTGGCGGGAAAGGCTTGCAACCTGGAAGGAAATGTTAGAACGAGAAAAATTATCAGAACAGTTAAACTCCTCAGCGGCGAAGTATGTGGTTGAATTTGATATGAAAGAGGTAGAGAAAAGTCTTCGCGAAGATGTTATTGGAAGGACATCTGAAACTGAGGGAACTAGAGCTCTCTGGATATCAAAGAGATGGTGGCGATATCGCCCTAAGCTTCCCTATACCTACTTCCTTCAGAAGCTTGATTCTTCTGAG GTTGCAGCTGTTGTTTTCACGGAAGACCTAAAGAGATTGTATGTGACCATGAAAGAAGGTTTCCCTCTAGAATATatt GTTGACATTCCCTTAGATCCTTACTTGTTTGAGACTATTTGCAACGCCGGAGTTGAGGTGGATCTTCTTCAGAAGAGGCAGATCCACTACTTCATGAAAGTTTTCATTGCACTTCTGCCGGGGATActaattttatggtttataaGAGAATCTGCCATGCTTCTCCTTATCACATCCAAGCGCTTTCTCTACAAGAAGTATAATCAGCTGTTTGATATGGCTTATGcagaaaattttatattg CCGGTTGGAGATGTCAGTGAGACAAAATCAATGTATAAGGAAGTGGTACTAGGCGGTGATGTCTGGGATCTTCTTGATGAGCTAATGATCTACATGGGGAACCCAATGCAATACTATGAAAAAGATGTGGCTTTTGTCAGG GGTGTGCTTCTTTCTGGACCTCCTGGAACTGGAAAAACACTTTTTGCGCGAACACTTGCAAAGGAAAGTGGGCTACCATTTGTGTTTGCATCTGGTGCGGAGTTCACAGACAGTGAAAAAAGTGGTGCTGCAAAGATCAATGAGATGTTTTCAATCGCGAGACGAAAT GCCCCtgcttttgtgtttgtggATGAAATAGATGCTATTGCTGGTAGACATGCTAGAAAAGATCCACGGAGAAGAGCAACTTTTGAAGCTTTAATTGCGCAACTCGATGGGGA GAAAGAGAAGACAGGTATCGATAGGTTTTCTTTGAGACAAGCTGTGATATTTATCTGTGCTACCAATAGACCTGATGAACTCGACCTTGAGTTTGTCCGTTCTGGCCGTATTGACCGTCGGCTGTATATTGGGTTGCCTGATGCAAAGCAAAGGGTGCAAATATTTGGAGTTCACAGTGCTGGGAAGAACCTTGCAGAAGATATAGACTTTGGGAAG CTTGTTTTTCGAACGGTTGGCTTTTCCGGGGCAGATATCCGGAATCTTGTTAACGAAGCGGCTATAATGTCG GTAAGGAAGGGACGTTCTTACATATATCAACAAGACATTGTTGATGTGTTAGATAAACAATTGCTCGAGGGTATGGGTGTACTTCTTACAGAGGAAGAGCAACAGAAATGTGAACAAAGT GTATCTTACGAAAAGAAGAGACTTCTGGCTGTTCATGAGGCTGGTCATATAGTGTTGGCTCATTTGTTTCCTCGATTTGACTGGCATGCATTTTCGCAGCTCCTTCCTGGTGGCAAG GAAACTGCTGTATCGGTTTTCTATCCACGTGAAGACATGGTAGACCAAGGGTATACCACGTTTGGTTATATGAAAATGCAAATGGTGGTAGCTCATGGTGGACGCTGTGCTGAACGTGTGGTTTTTGGCGATAATGTCACTGATGGAGGAAAAGATGACCTGGAGAAGATAACAAAA ATTGCCAGGGAGATGGTGATTAGCCCTCAAAGTGCGAGATTAGGTCTCACTCAACTTGTAAAAAAGATTGGAATGGTGGATTTACCAGATAACCCAGACGGCGAGCTGATAAAATACCGG TGGGACCATCCTCATGTAATGCCAGCAGAGATGTCGGTAGAAGTATCCGAGCTATTCACCCGTGAGTTGACAAGG TATATCGAGGAGACTGAAGAACTTGCGATGAATGCTCTGAGAGCAAACAGGCACATTCTGGACTTAATCACCAGAGAGTTATTAGAAAAATCAAGGATTACTGGATTG GAAGTGGAAGAGAAAATGAAGGATCTTTCTCCGTTAATGTTTGAGGATTTTGTGAAGCCATTCCAGATAAACCCTGATGAT GAGGAGCTTTTACCTCACAAGGATCGAGTGAGCTATCAGCCAGTTGATTTACGTGCTGCGCCACTCCACAGAAGCTAG
- the FTSH12 gene encoding FTSH protease 12: protein MEIAISYKPNPLISSSTQLLKRSKSFGLVRFPAKYGLGATRKKQLFRVYASESSSGSSSNSDGGFSWVRLAQSIRLGAERIGEKIGESVKTEIGFDSEEASGRVNEYVARVKDSVHKGHHELTRFKNETVPSFIDWNKWEHWKDIRNWDGKRVAALFIYAFALLLSCQRVYVAIQAPRVERERRELTESFMEALIPEPSPGNIEKFKRNMWRKATPKGLKLKRFIEAPDGTLVHDSSYVGENAWDDDLETTEGSLKKIIGRNARIQTEAKKKLSQDLGVSGEIGDSVGNWRERLATWKEMLEREKLSEQLNSSAAKYVVEFDMKEVEKSLREDVIGRTSETEGTRALWISKRWWRYRPKLPYTYFLQKLDSSEVAAVVFTEDLKRLYVTMKEGFPLEYIVDIPLDPYLFETICNAGVEVDLLQKRQIHYFMKVFIALLPGILILWFIRESAMLLLITSKRFLYKKYNQLFDMAYAENFILPVGDVSETKSMYKEVVLGGDVWDLLDELMIYMGNPMQYYEKDVAFVRGVLLSGPPGTGKTLFARTLAKESGLPFVFASGAEFTDSEKSGAAKINEMFSIARRNAPAFVFVDEIDAIAGRHARKDPRRRATFEALIAQLDGEKEKTGIDRFSLRQAVIFICATNRPDELDLEFVRSGRIDRRLYIGLPDAKQRVQIFGVHSAGKNLAEDIDFGKLVFRTVGFSGADIRNLVNEAAIMSVRKGRSYIYQQDIVDVLDKQLLEGMGVLLTEEEQQKCEQSVSYEKKRLLAVHEAGHIVLAHLFPRFDWHAFSQLLPGGKETAVSVFYPREDMVDQGYTTFGYMKMQMVVAHGGRCAERVVFGDNVTDGGKDDLEKITKIAREMVISPQSARLGLTQLVKKIGMVDLPDNPDGELIKYRWDHPHVMPAEMSVEVSELFTRELTRYIEETEELAMNALRANRHILDLITRELLEKSRITGLVHFLKLQ from the exons ATGGAGATTGCAATTTCGTATAAACCGAATCCGCTTATCTCTTCATCGACTCAGTTGttgaaaagatcaaaaagTTTTGGTCTTGTTCGGTTTCCCGCCAAGTATGGACTGGGAGCTACCCGGAAAAAACAGCTCTTTCGAGTCTATGCGTCTGAAAGTAGTAGTGGGTCTTCATCTAATAGCGATGGAGGCTTTTCGTGGGTGAGATTGGCTCAGTCTATTCGCCTTGGTGCCGAGCGGATTGGGGAGAAGATTGGAGAATCTGTGAAGACAGAAATTGGGTTTGACTCGGAAGAAGCAAGTGGGAGAGTGAATGAGTATGTGGCTCGAGTTAAGGATAGTGTGCACAAGGGCCATCACGAGCTGACTCGCTTTAAGAATGAGACAGTGCCTTCGTTTATTGATTGGAACAAGTGGGAGCATTGGAAG GACATCAGGAATTGGGACGGTAAACGAGTTGCTGCCTTGTTCATATATGCTTTTGCGCTGTTACTTTCTTGTCAAAGAGTTTATGTTGCCATCCAAGCTCCTCGGGTAGaacgagagagaagagagttaACAGAGTCTTTTATGGAGGCTTTGATCCCCGAGCCATCTCCTGGAAATATAGAAAA GTTCAAGAGAAATATGTGGAGGAAAGCAACACCTAAAGGCTTGAAATTAAAAAGGTTCATTGAAGCGCCTGATGGAACACTTGTCCACGATAGTTCTTATGTTGGAGAAAATGCGTGGGATGACGATCTAGAGACCACAGAGGGATCTCTCAAGAAAATAATTGGTAGAAATGCTAGGATTCAGACAGAGgcaaagaagaaactaagCCAAGATCTGGGTGTCTCTG GTGAAATTGGAGACAGTGTAGGTAATTGGCGGGAAAGGCTTGCAACCTGGAAGGAAATGTTAGAACGAGAAAAATTATCAGAACAGTTAAACTCCTCAGCGGCGAAGTATGTGGTTGAATTTGATATGAAAGAGGTAGAGAAAAGTCTTCGCGAAGATGTTATTGGAAGGACATCTGAAACTGAGGGAACTAGAGCTCTCTGGATATCAAAGAGATGGTGGCGATATCGCCCTAAGCTTCCCTATACCTACTTCCTTCAGAAGCTTGATTCTTCTGAG GTTGCAGCTGTTGTTTTCACGGAAGACCTAAAGAGATTGTATGTGACCATGAAAGAAGGTTTCCCTCTAGAATATatt GTTGACATTCCCTTAGATCCTTACTTGTTTGAGACTATTTGCAACGCCGGAGTTGAGGTGGATCTTCTTCAGAAGAGGCAGATCCACTACTTCATGAAAGTTTTCATTGCACTTCTGCCGGGGATActaattttatggtttataaGAGAATCTGCCATGCTTCTCCTTATCACATCCAAGCGCTTTCTCTACAAGAAGTATAATCAGCTGTTTGATATGGCTTATGcagaaaattttatattg CCGGTTGGAGATGTCAGTGAGACAAAATCAATGTATAAGGAAGTGGTACTAGGCGGTGATGTCTGGGATCTTCTTGATGAGCTAATGATCTACATGGGGAACCCAATGCAATACTATGAAAAAGATGTGGCTTTTGTCAGG GGTGTGCTTCTTTCTGGACCTCCTGGAACTGGAAAAACACTTTTTGCGCGAACACTTGCAAAGGAAAGTGGGCTACCATTTGTGTTTGCATCTGGTGCGGAGTTCACAGACAGTGAAAAAAGTGGTGCTGCAAAGATCAATGAGATGTTTTCAATCGCGAGACGAAAT GCCCCtgcttttgtgtttgtggATGAAATAGATGCTATTGCTGGTAGACATGCTAGAAAAGATCCACGGAGAAGAGCAACTTTTGAAGCTTTAATTGCGCAACTCGATGGGGA GAAAGAGAAGACAGGTATCGATAGGTTTTCTTTGAGACAAGCTGTGATATTTATCTGTGCTACCAATAGACCTGATGAACTCGACCTTGAGTTTGTCCGTTCTGGCCGTATTGACCGTCGGCTGTATATTGGGTTGCCTGATGCAAAGCAAAGGGTGCAAATATTTGGAGTTCACAGTGCTGGGAAGAACCTTGCAGAAGATATAGACTTTGGGAAG CTTGTTTTTCGAACGGTTGGCTTTTCCGGGGCAGATATCCGGAATCTTGTTAACGAAGCGGCTATAATGTCG GTAAGGAAGGGACGTTCTTACATATATCAACAAGACATTGTTGATGTGTTAGATAAACAATTGCTCGAGGGTATGGGTGTACTTCTTACAGAGGAAGAGCAACAGAAATGTGAACAAAGT GTATCTTACGAAAAGAAGAGACTTCTGGCTGTTCATGAGGCTGGTCATATAGTGTTGGCTCATTTGTTTCCTCGATTTGACTGGCATGCATTTTCGCAGCTCCTTCCTGGTGGCAAG GAAACTGCTGTATCGGTTTTCTATCCACGTGAAGACATGGTAGACCAAGGGTATACCACGTTTGGTTATATGAAAATGCAAATGGTGGTAGCTCATGGTGGACGCTGTGCTGAACGTGTGGTTTTTGGCGATAATGTCACTGATGGAGGAAAAGATGACCTGGAGAAGATAACAAAA ATTGCCAGGGAGATGGTGATTAGCCCTCAAAGTGCGAGATTAGGTCTCACTCAACTTGTAAAAAAGATTGGAATGGTGGATTTACCAGATAACCCAGACGGCGAGCTGATAAAATACCGG TGGGACCATCCTCATGTAATGCCAGCAGAGATGTCGGTAGAAGTATCCGAGCTATTCACCCGTGAGTTGACAAGG TATATCGAGGAGACTGAAGAACTTGCGATGAATGCTCTGAGAGCAAACAGGCACATTCTGGACTTAATCACCAGAGAGTTATTAGAAAAATCAAGGATTACTGGATTGGTACACTTTCTGAAACTTCAATGA